A segment of the Acidobacteriota bacterium genome:
GGCGCAGCCCGAGCGCCGTCACCAGCGCGGCCGCAAGGCCGTGGAGCAGCACGTTGACGAGGTGGAAGCTCCACGGCTCCATCCCGGCGAGGCGCGCGTTGAGCCAGTACGTCGCGACCGTGAGCGGGCGGTAGAGATCCCCCGCCGCGTCGGTGCCGGCCCAGTAGTGGGAGACCGGGATGAGCCACGGGCTCCTCTCGCCGGTGACGAGCGCGTTGTGGGCCACGATGTAGTAGCTCCTCTCGCCGGTGACGAGCGCGTTGTGGGCCACGATGTAGTAGTCGTCGCGGACGACGCCGTCGCGCACCGCCCCGCCGTACACGGCCACCGCGAGGAGGGCCACGAGAAGGGGCGCGAGGCGCGTCACGCGGCCAGCTTACAACGGAACCGCGGCTTGACCCTCCGCCGCCACGGGGCCATGATGCCGGGACATTCGATTTCGGAGCGCGAGACCGCCTTGATCACCGGCTACAACACCGACGTCAAGCACGACGGAAAGGTCTTCCACGTGCAGACCGAGGACAAGGGGATTCAGAATCCCGTCATCGAGACCCTCGTCTACGTGGGGGGCGGGCAGATCATCGCGTCGAAGCAGTACAACTACTCGAAGCTGGTCGCCGAGGGAAAGTGCGACGAGCGGGCCGTTCTGGAGCTGCTCGAGTCCCAGCACCGGCGCATCATGCGGTGGATCTCCGGCGGGAAGTTCGACGCTACGGGTCCGCCTCCGTTCGGCCACACCATCGTCTCGTCACGGTCGTTCGACGAGGTGGTGCTCGAATTCCTGAAGTCGCAGGAGGGAACCGATCCGATCGAGATCGTCGTGGAGGAGTTTCTCGCGACTCCGGGGAAGCCGGCCTCGATCCGCCTCCTGGTCCGCAACGGCGCAACCGAGGCGCCGGTCCCCGCCGCGCAGGTGGCCATCACCTTCAGCCCCGCCTCCGGAAAACCCGGGAAGCTCCTCGCCGGCCCCTCCGGGGCCGACGGGCGCCTCGCGGGGAAGCTCAACCTCCCCGCCGGCGTCCCCGGCACGCTCCTGGTCGAGGCGCGTCTCGGCGCGCAGCTCGTGACGATCGAGATCCCGGTGGAGCCCGCATGAGCGGCGAGATCCGCGTGGCGGTCAACGGCGAGGCGGTCGCGGTGGCGGCCGGGACCTCGATCGCGACGTACGTCGAGAGCCTCCGCGTCCCGCCGGGGCGCGTGGCCGTCGAGCGCAACGGCCGGCTCGTCCCGAAGGGGAGCTTCGCGGAGGTGATCCTCGCGGAGGGAGATCGGCTGGAGGTCGTCACTCTCGTCGGCGGCGGCTGAGAGAGCTTCAAGGAGAACCCACGATGGACGCACCTCATCTCAAGATCGCCTCACGGACCTTCCGCTCGCGGCTGATCGTCGGCACCGGGAAATACGCCTCCTTCGAGATCATGAAGCGCGCGCACGAGGCCAGCGGGGCCGACATGGTCACCGTCGCGATCCGCCGTGTGAACCTCACCGATCGGACGAAGGAATCGCTCCTCGACTACATCGACCTCAAGAAGATCACGCTCCTCCCCAACACCGCCGGCTGCTACACCGCGGACGAGGCGGTGAGGACCGCGCGGCTGGGACGCGAGGCGACGGGCTCCGACCTCGTGAAGCTCGAGGTGATCGGCGACGAGAAGACCCTCTACCCCGACAACGAGGGGCTCGTCGCCGCGACGAAGACGCTGGTCAAGGAAGGGTTCGTCGTGATGCCCTACACCAACGACGACGTCGTGACCGCCAAGAGGCTGAGGGACGCGGGGGCCGCCTGCGTGATGCCGCTCGGCGCCCCCATCGGCTCCGGCCTCGGCATCCAGAACTTCGCGACGATGCGGCTGATCCTCGAGGAGATCCGGGACATCCCCGTGATCGTCGACGCCGGGGTGGGCGTGCCGTCGGACGCGGCGATCGCGATGGAGATGGGGGCCGACGGCGTGCTCATGAACACCGCCATCGCCGGCTCGCCCGATCCCGTCAAGATGGCCGAGGGGATGAAGCTGGCCGTCGAGGCGGGGCGCCTCGCGCGCGAGGCCGGCCGCATCCCGAGGAAGCTCTACGCCACCGCGAGCAGTCCCCTCGAAGGGGTGGTGCGCTAACCCCCCTTGCTCCTCTCGCGGAGCGCCTGCGAGGCCTCGCGGTGGAGCGTCTCGAGGCGCTTGGCCTCCCGCTTGTCGTGCTGCTTCTTCCCCTTCGCGATCCCCAGCTCGACCTTGATCTTCCCGTCCTTGAGGTAGACGCGCAGCGGCACGAGCGTCTGGCTGTCGGTCTTCTGATCGCGCTCGAGCCGCAGGATCTCGCGGCGATGGAGGAGGAGCTTCCGCGGGCGCAGGGGATCGTGGTTGAAGATGTTGCCGTGCGAGTAGGGCGAGATGTGGCAGTTGTGCAGATACACCTCACCCTTCTCGACGCGCGCGTACGCGTCCTTGAGATTGCAGGCCCCCTCGCGCAGCGACTTCACCTCGGTGCCGGTGAGGACAATCCCCGCCTCGATCCGGTCGATGATGAAGTAGTTGTGGAAGGCCGCCCTGTTCCCGGCGAGGTCCTTCTCGAACGCCACGTCCGCTCCTTCGAAGGGGCCCATTCTCCCACACGCGCCGCGAGGCTGTCCGGCCGCGCGCTTGCTTCGGTGGCGGAAACGCCCCAGAATGCGCTCATCCCGTCAAGGGATGCGACCGTCGAGGAAGAGAGGAAGGGCTCATGGGCTGCGGGTCCGGTGGTTGCGCCTCGGGCGGCTGCGCTTCGGGAGGGTGCGGCGCGCTCGGCTCGGCCGCCTCGTCCGGGGGCGGCGGGTGCTCGAGCGGCGGCGGATGCGGGCAATCGGCCTGGGACGGAAACTACCGGAGCGTCGCGGGGCTCCAGATCGGCGCGCACGCCAAGACCTGGTACTGCGACTCGACGGGGTACGAGCTCCTCACCGGCGAGAGCTGCGTCCTCGACGTGGACGGGGGCGAGGAGTACGCCCGCGTCGTCCAGGGGACGGGCGCCTCGAGGAAGTTCTCGGGAGTGAAGGGGATGTGGCGCGTGCTGCGGCGCCCGTCCCCGGCCGACGAGGAGCGCCACGCGGGCGCGCTCGCCCTGAGGCGCGAGGCGACGAGCTACTGCCGCGAGAAGGTCGATGAGCTCAGGCTCGCCATGAAGCTCGTGGACGCCGAGCCCTCGTTCGACGGCCGGCGCATGACCTTCACCTTCACGTCGGAGGAGAGAGTCGACTTCCGCGAGCTCGTCCGCGATCTCTCCCAGCAGTTCCGCCGGCGCATCGAGATGCACCAGGTCGGCGCGCGCGACGAGGCGAAGCTCCTCGGCGGGTACGGGCTGTGCGGCCGGCCGATCTGCTGCGCGACGTTTCTTCCCGAGTTCCCGCCGATCTCGATCAAGATGGCGAAGCGGCAGGGAATCGGCATGAACCCCTCGAAGATCTCCGGGCTCTGCGGCCGTCTCATGTGCTGCCTGCGCTACGAGGACTACCCCGAGGCGAAGAGCGCCTCTCCGAAGCCCGACCCCGCGCCGGCCCCGGCCCCGGCAAACTAGGGCTCACTCCTCCGAGTCGTCGTCCTCGCGAGCGACCTCGCGGTAGATCTCGCGCCGGCTCCTCCCCGTGAGCCTCGAGACCCGGCGCAGCGCATCGCGCCTTTCCACCCCGGCGGCGACGAGATCGCGGTAGGCCTTGCGCACGTCGGTCCCCGCCGCGCCGCGCTCGGCCCCCGCGGACGGCGCCGGCCTTCCCGCGACGACGATCGTGAACTCGCCCCTGGGCGCCCCGCGATCGAGCGCCGCGAGGAGATCGCTCGGCGCGCCGCGCAGAACCTCCTCGTGCAGCTTCGTCAGCTCGCGGACGATCACGGCCGCACGATCTCCCATCTCGACCCTCACGTCCGAAAGGAAGGCGAGGATCCGGTGCGGCGCCTCGAAGAAGACGATCGGCCACGGCTCGGCCGAAGGGTCCTCGGCGACGCGCGCCGCCTCGGCCGCCACGAGGGCCCGAAGGAAGCGCCGGCGCGCCGACGTGCGCGGCGGCGCGAACCCCGCGAAGACGTACCCCCCTGACGAAAAACCGCTGACCGACATCGCGGCCGCGGGAGCGGAGGGGCCCGGAATCGCCTCGACGACGATCCCCGCGGCGGCGGCCTCCGCGACGAGGAGGGCCCCCGGGTCGGAGACCCCCGGTGTCCCGGCGTCGGTGACGAGCGCGACCGTCTGGCCGGCCTTCAGGGCCTCGAGGATCCCGCCCGCGCGGGACGACTCGTTGAACTTGTGGCAGGAGACGGTCGGCACGGCGAGGCCGAAGTGCGAGAGGAGGGCTCGCGTCCTTCGCGTGTCCTCGCAGGCGACGAGCCGGGCGGACCTCAGCGCCTCGAGGGCGCGGGAGGTGATGTCCCCGAGGTTCCCGAGCGGCGTCGCGACGACGAGAAGGCGGCCCGCGGCGGTGGCGGCCGCGGGGGGGGCGGCGCCGCGCTTCGTTCCGCCGCGGCGGCTCACGTCCCCCAGTCCCGCGGATAGCGGAAGTCGATCCCAACCGTGCGGGCGGAGAGCTTCGCGATGAGTGGAGGCCGCCGCTTGAACTGCGAGCGCATCACCATGCGCCGGAGACGATCGACGAGCCGCCGCTCGAACCCGGCCTCCGCCACCTCCGCCACCTCCCAGCGCTCGTCGAAGAGGAGGTGGAGAATCTGGTCGGCCTCGGCGTACGTCGCGCCCAGCTCCGCTTCGTCCGTCTGCCCTTTCCACAGATCCGCCGAGGGCGCCTTGCTCCGGATCGCCGCCGGCACGCCGAGGTGCGCGGCGAGCTGCCGGACCTGCGTCTTGTAGAGATCGCCGATCGGGTTGATCGCCGAGGCCATGTCGCCGAAGAGGGTGCCGTACCCGAGGAGGAGCTCGGTCTTGTTGCTCGTGCCGAGGACCAGCGCAGCGTGAGCGGCGGATCGATCGAAGAGGACGTTCATCCTCTCCCGAGCCATCCGGTTCCCGCGCCGGAGCGCGTCCATGTCCGGAAACCTCTCGAAGTACGGGTCGACCATCGGGGAGATGTCGACGAGCTCGTGGCGGACGCCGAGACGGCGCGCGACGGTGCGCGCGTCCTTGAGGCTCGCCGGCTGGCTCTCGCGGAACGGCATCATCACGGCCACGACGCCCTTGCGGCCGAGCGCCTTCACCGCGAGCGTGGCGGCGACGGCGGAGTCGAGGCCCCCCGAGAGGCCGACGACGACGCGTCCCCTACCGGTGCGCCGGGTCTCCTCGGCGATGAAGCCGGTGACGATCCGGACGACGAGGGGGGCGTTCAGCGCGAGATCGGCGCCGTGAGACGGGGCCACGACCGGGATCGGGCGGTGCGCCGCTTTCATCGGCGGCCCGCTCCGGACCTCCGCGGCAACGGCTGGCGCGCCCCCGCCGGCGCCGAGCGATCGGCCGTCACGCGCTCGAGCTCGCGCCGCACGAGGTCGATCTTCTCGTCCCGCATCAGCGGCGCGGCGAGGCGCGCCTTTCTCAGGTCTGCCGGTCTCAGCGTCGCGACCACGAAATCCTCCGCCAGGGTTTTCGCGGACGCCACCACGTCGCCCGATGGAGCGCAGACGAAGCTCCCCCCCTGGAACGCCCACCCCTCCTCGTATCCCGCGCGGTTCACGTAGAAGACCCACGCCGACAGGTGGCGCGCGACGACGCGGCCGAGCTCGACCCAGGTCGCGCTGCTGCGAAGATCCTTCGAGCCGTCGACACCCTTCGCGGGGCCCGCTGAGATCACGATGAGGGCTTCCATTCCCTGGAGCGACAGGAGGTAAGGCGACGACAGGTGCCAGAAGTCCTCGCAGACGAGGAGCCCCGTGCGCCCCCAGGGTGCGGGGAAGGTCTGGAACGACTCGCCCGCGGCGAAGTGCCGGCCCTCGTCGAACATCCCGTAGGTGGGGAGGTAGACCTTGCGGTGCACGTGGGCGACCGAGCCGTCGACGAAGCATCCGGCGGCGTTGTAGTGCAGGAGGCCGGCTCCGCGCTCGACGAACCCCGCGACGATCGAGATCCCGCGGGACGCCGCCGCGAGCTTCCGGAGCCGGGCGCCTCGGGAGACCTCCTCGGCGACCTCGGGGACGAGATCCTGGAGAAGGTAACCGGTGAGGCTGAGCTCCGGAAAGACGACGAGAGCCGCGCCGCTCCGCCGGGCGCGCCCGGCGATCTGTAGGTGGCGCGCCAGGTTGGCGTCGGGATCGCCCAGCCGGGGGGCGATCTGGGCAAGGGCTATTTTCATGGAGGAGGAATGCTATCACGCCGTGGCGTTTCTTCGTGCTACGATGCGCCCCGGCCACGCGGCGATCGGGCTCACGGGCCCCCCAGGGTTCCTCCGCCACTCCAATGCCTCATCCGACGTCCGGCACATCGTCCGACAGAAAGCCCTACGTCGCGGGACACTTCTATCCTTCGGACCCGGCGAAGCTGCGGCAGGAGCTCGAAGCGCACCTCGCGGCCGGGAAGACGCCCCCACGTCCGGTCCGCGGAATCGTCGTCCCGCACGCCGGGTACATGTACTCCGGGGCGATCGCAGGGGCCGTCTACGCGGCCGCCGAGCTGCCGCGCCGCCTGGTCCTCATCGGGCCGAACCACACGGGCCTCGGCCGTCCGATCTCCATCATGAACCGCGGCGCGTGGCTGACCCCGCTCGGCGCCGCCCGCATCGACGAGGCCCTCGCCGACCTGATCCTCGACTCGGCCAACATCGTCGAGGCCGATCCGGCGGCGCATCACGCCGAGCACTCGCTCGAGGTGCAGATCCCGTTCCTCCAGTCGCGGCTCCGGGACTTCACGTTCGCGCCGATCTGCGTCGGGACCGGACGGCGCGCCGACCTCGCGACGCTCGCCGCGGCGATCGCGGGGGCCGCCTCCACGATGGGCGAGCCGATCGGCCTCGTCATCAGCACCGACATGACGCACTACGAGCCGGCCGAGGCCGCGCGGGTCAAGGACTGGAAAGCCATCCGACGCATGGAGACGCTCGACGGCGACGGGCTCCACCGCATCGTGCGCGAGGAGGAGATCAGCATGTGCGGCTACGCCGCCGCGACGGCCGGGCTGCTCGCGCTCAAGCGCCTCGGCGCGTCGCGCGCCGAGGTCGTCGCCTACGGCAACTCGGGGGAGACGTCCGGAAACTTCGACGAGGTGGTCGGCTACGCGGGTCTTCTGATCCCGTGAGGGTCCGCGCGTGGGCGGCCGCCGGGGCGCTCGCCGCCTGTTTCGCCGCCGCCCCGCCGGTCATGGCCCAGGCCGCGACCCCGTCCCCGACCAGGGGACAGCCCGGCGCCAGGAAGAAGCCCCCGCGCACGAAGTTCACCAGGCCGGGGCCGAACGAGACGCCGCTGATGTCGGCCGGGCACATCGAGCAGCCGTCGGCGGGCGAGTACGTCCTCACGAACGAGGTCGACTTTCGTTACGGCGGGGCGCACCTCCTCGCCGACAGCGCGCACTACTCCGAGTCGGAGCGCACGGTGACGGCCGAGGGGAACGTCGTCATCCAGCTCGCCGACAGCGAGATCAGCGGGGATCGCGCCGAGTTCGACCTCGACTCGGGGGAGGCGGTGATCGACAACGCGCGCGCCTACATCGAGCCCGACCTGATCGTCAACGCGGCGAAGATGCAGAGGGTCGGCGAGCAGTCGTACCGGATCACCGACGCGACGGTCACGAGCTGCACGCAGCCGACCCCCTACTGGTCGTTCTGGGTCGGCACCGCGATCGTCCACGTCGGCCACTACGCGCACCTCCGCGACGCCGTCCTGCGCGTGGGGAAGATCCCGATCTTCTGGAGCCCGTACCTCGCGATTCCCGTGAAGGAGGATCGCGCGGCCGGGCTGCTCTTCCCCCACTTCGGCTTCTCGCAGAAGCGCGGCGCGTTCCTCAGCAACGCCCTCTACGTGCCGGTCGGCCGCAGCTTCGACTCGACGCTTCAGGTCGACTCGTTCGGCGGCGCGATCTCGAACGGAGTCGAGGAGCTGCCGTCGACGGCGTTCGGGCTCGAGACCCGGTTCGTCCCGAACGCTTACGGCAGCGGCACGATCACGACCTACTTCCTGCGCGAGAAGCTCCGCCCCTTCGCCCACTCGGACATCGTCGATCGCGATCGCTACCAGGTCCGGATGAATTATTCGCAGCAGCTCCCGGCGGGCTTCAAGCTCCTGGCGGACCTCGACGACGTCAGCGACCTGAACTATTTCATCGACTTCGAGCACGAGATCCGCTACTCGTCGAACCCGACGGTCCTCTCGCAGCTCGACCTCTCGCGCCTCTCGGGTCCCTACGCGGTGAACGTGCGATTCAACCAGCAGACGCAGTTCCTCGGCGTGGTCGATCCGATCGAGCTGAAGATCGACGACCTGGCGCTCCTGCGGCTGCCGGAGGTGGAGATGCGCGGCCGCGGGATCCGGCTCGGGAAGACGCCGTTCTATCTCACGTACCTGGCGTCGTTCGACGGCCTCGTGCGCCGCGAGAACACCTTCGACGCCGCGGGCAACCGCCAGGCCGCGCAGGCGACGTACGACCGCTTCGACGTCTTCCCCACGATCACGGGGAACTTCACGCCCGTGCCCTGGCTCGACATCTCGCCCATCGTCTCGTTCCGCGACACGTTCTACACGGCGAGCGACAGCGATCCCGGCTCGGCCCTCGACCCGACCGGGCCCGCCATCAACCGCCAGCAGTACCGCGCGGGGTTCAGCATCGTCGGGCCGAGAATCTACCGGCTCTTCGGCAGCGAGGCGGAGGGGAAGACGCGGTACAAGAACACGCTCGAGCCGCGGATCACCTACGACTACGTCCCCGAGGTCGCCGGCGGCGAGAAGATCATCCCCTTCGACGAGATCGACGCGACGCTCGGCACGAGCAACCTCCTCACGTACTCGCTCACGACGCGCCTTTTCCAGAAGAAGCCGCCCCAGGCCGCGCCCGGGTCCGCGACGAGCCCGGCCCTCACGGGCAGCCTCGCCTCTCTCGTGATCGGAGAGGAGGCGCCGACGCGCAACCAGGAGCTGGTCGCCCCCGCGGAGCGCCCGGTGGCGCCCGGCGCGGCCCCCGAAGGCGCGGCGCCACCGCCCGCTCCGGAATCGCCGCCGGCCTCGCCGAGCACCCCCGTGGGCGGCGAGGCCTACCTCCCGTCGGATGTCTCGACGGGCCCATCGAAGCGCACGCCCCTCTTCGGCGGCCCGCCCCAGCCGGCGCGCCCCCTCAACGTGGGCCCGGTCGAGATCGCGAGCTTCGAGCTGTCGCAGGGGTACTCGCTCGCCAATCTGAGGCCGCTCAGCCGCTCCCTCGCCCTGGACGCCAACAGCCAGTACTCGCCGATCACGGCGACGGCGCGCTACAACCCGACGTTCTCGACCTCCCTGGATCTTCGCGCGAACTACGACATCCTCTTCCGCGACATCTCGACGGTCAGCCTCTCGGGATCGATGCGGTCGAAGACGTACGACTACCTGAGGATGAGCTGGGTCTTCGGGCGCGATCTCGAGGGGGTCCGCGCGGGAGCCGGCTCGCTCTGCGCGACCGACGGGAACCGCCTGGTCGGCCGCGAGGGACCGGAGCAGGCGCGCTGTTTCGTCAACACCAGCCAGGTCCACCTGCTGGGCGGCCTGGCGCTGTTCGGCCGCAAGATCACGACCGACGTCGAGATCGCCTACGACGTCGAGAACTCGTTCCTGCAGAACCAGCGGTACCGGTTCGGGTACAACACGCAGTGCTGCGGCGTTCTGCTCGAGGTCGACAAGCGCGCTCTTCCCTCCGGATCCATCGGCTCGACCTCGGACGTTCAGTACCGCTTCGTCGTCAACCTTCGAGGGGTCGGCACCTTCCTCGACGTCAACGGACGGCCCCAATGACTCCCCGCCGCGGAGAGCGCCCGCCCGCAGGGCGCGACGATGGACAGGGGCGCGCCTCTCCCGGATAATCGGCCGATGACCCCGACGAAGATCACACCCCTCGTCACCGGGGGGGGAGGACGCCTCGGCCTCGCGCTCCAGGAGGCGATGGCGGACGCCTACCCGGCCGCCGTCTTCGCGACGCGCGACGAGATCGACGTCACCGACTATTTCCGCCTCGCCTCCGAGCTGGAGCGCATCCGGCCCACCGTCGTCATCAACGCGGCGTCGTTCACCCATGTGGACGGCTGCGAGGACGAGCCGGAGCGGGCGAGGCTCGGGAACGACTTCGGCGCCGGCAACGTCGCGCGGGCCGCGGCGCAGGTGGACTCTCGCGTCATCCACGTCTCGACGGATCTCGTCTTCGACGGCGCCCTCGCCCGCCGGTACCGGGAGGACGACGCCCCGGCTCCCCTCTCGGTGTACGGGCGGACGAAGCTCGACGGCGAGACCGCGGTGGCCGCGGAGTCACCCGGGGCGACGATCCTGCGGGCCGCGTGGTTCTTCGGCGAGGGGGCGGGCAGGTTCCCGGAGAATTTCCTCTCGATGATCGAGGCGAAGCGCTCCCTCGGCCTCGTCGCCGATCGGTACGGCTCGCCCACGTACATCCCGGATCTCGCGGAGGCGATCGTCCGGCTCATCGCCATCCCCCACGCGGGGATCCTCCACTTCACGAACCCGGGAGAGATCACGACCCGGTACCACTTCGTGAAGCGCGCCGCCGATTCCCTCGGGCTCGACACGTCCGCGGTCCGCCCTCTCTCGCACCTGGAATGGAAGGGGGATCGCGCACCGCGACCGATGAACTCCGCGCTGGATCCGTCGGAGTTCATCCGCGTCACCGGCTTCGCGCCGAGGACGTGGGAGGAAGCGCAGGACGCGTTCCTGCGCGAGCGCGCCCTCAGCGGGCGCCCGGCGTGAAGATTCTCCTCACGGGCGGCACGGGGTTTCTCGGCGGCCGGATCGGCGAGGCCCTCCTCTCGAAGGGGCACACGGTGACCGCCCTCGTCCGCCCGGGCTCTCCGCGCAAGCCCCCCCCGGGATGCGCCGCGGCCCTCGGCGACGTCGTCGACGCCGCGGCGGTCCGGCGCGCGGCGGCGGGGTGCGACGCGATCGTCCACACCGCCGCGCTCGTCAAGATGTGGATGCCCGACGCTTCGGCCTTCGACGCCGTCAACGTGGGGGGGCTGAGGAACGTGCTCGCCGCCGGCGCGCCGCGCGTTCTCTACACGTCGTCGTTCATCGCGCTCGGCCCCACCGACGGCGCCATCGCCGCCGAGAGCTGGACGATCCCGGACCGCCGCCCGCACAACGACTACGAGCGCACGAAGGCCCTCGCTCTCGAGGCGGCGCGGGCGGCCGCGCGCGCCGGGGCGCCGATCGTCACGGTGTTCCCCGGCGTCGTCTACGGGCCGGGAACGCTCACCGACGGAAGCCTGATGACGAAGACGGTCCGCGATTTCCTGAACGGCACGCTGCCGGGAATTCTGGGCGCCGGCGACAGGAAGATCTCCTACGCCTACATCGACGACGTCGTGAACGGGCACCTCCTCGCCCTCGAGAAGGGGAAGCCCGGCGGGGAGTACATCCTCGGCGGGGAGAACCGGACGATCCTCGAGGTCCTCGCCATCCTGACGCAGCAGACGGGAGTGGCGGCGCCGACGCGGCGCATCCCGTTCGCTCTCGCGGGCATGGTCGGCTGGGCGCAGCGGATGCGCGCCCGCGCGACGGGCCGCGAGCCGGAGATCACCGACGAGGTGGTGCGCGTCTACCGGCGCGAGTGGGCGTACGACTCCTCGCGCGCGATCGCGGACCTCGGCTACCGGATCACACCGCTGGCGGACGGGCTCGCGCGCACCGTCGCGTGGCTGCGCGAGCG
Coding sequences within it:
- the thiS gene encoding sulfur carrier protein ThiS; translation: MSGEIRVAVNGEAVAVAAGTSIATYVESLRVPPGRVAVERNGRLVPKGSFAEVILAEGDRLEVVTLVGGG
- a CDS encoding thiazole synthase, coding for MDAPHLKIASRTFRSRLIVGTGKYASFEIMKRAHEASGADMVTVAIRRVNLTDRTKESLLDYIDLKKITLLPNTAGCYTADEAVRTARLGREATGSDLVKLEVIGDEKTLYPDNEGLVAATKTLVKEGFVVMPYTNDDVVTAKRLRDAGAACVMPLGAPIGSGLGIQNFATMRLILEEIRDIPVIVDAGVGVPSDAAIAMEMGADGVLMNTAIAGSPDPVKMAEGMKLAVEAGRLAREAGRIPRKLYATASSPLEGVVR
- the smpB gene encoding SsrA-binding protein SmpB, whose product is MGPFEGADVAFEKDLAGNRAAFHNYFIIDRIEAGIVLTGTEVKSLREGACNLKDAYARVEKGEVYLHNCHISPYSHGNIFNHDPLRPRKLLLHRREILRLERDQKTDSQTLVPLRVYLKDGKIKVELGIAKGKKQHDKREAKRLETLHREASQALRERSKGG
- a CDS encoding stage 0 sporulation protein, whose amino-acid sequence is MGCGSGGCASGGCASGGCGALGSAASSGGGGCSSGGGCGQSAWDGNYRSVAGLQIGAHAKTWYCDSTGYELLTGESCVLDVDGGEEYARVVQGTGASRKFSGVKGMWRVLRRPSPADEERHAGALALRREATSYCREKVDELRLAMKLVDAEPSFDGRRMTFTFTSEERVDFRELVRDLSQQFRRRIEMHQVGARDEAKLLGGYGLCGRPICCATFLPEFPPISIKMAKRQGIGMNPSKISGLCGRLMCCLRYEDYPEAKSASPKPDPAPAPAPAN
- the rsmI gene encoding 16S rRNA (cytidine(1402)-2'-O)-methyltransferase, with the protein product MSRRGGTKRGAAPPAAATAAGRLLVVATPLGNLGDITSRALEALRSARLVACEDTRRTRALLSHFGLAVPTVSCHKFNESSRAGGILEALKAGQTVALVTDAGTPGVSDPGALLVAEAAAAGIVVEAIPGPSAPAAAMSVSGFSSGGYVFAGFAPPRTSARRRFLRALVAAEAARVAEDPSAEPWPIVFFEAPHRILAFLSDVRVEMGDRAAVIVRELTKLHEEVLRGAPSDLLAALDRGAPRGEFTIVVAGRPAPSAGAERGAAGTDVRKAYRDLVAAGVERRDALRRVSRLTGRSRREIYREVAREDDDSEE
- a CDS encoding NAD+ synthase: MKAAHRPIPVVAPSHGADLALNAPLVVRIVTGFIAEETRRTGRGRVVVGLSGGLDSAVAATLAVKALGRKGVVAVMMPFRESQPASLKDARTVARRLGVRHELVDISPMVDPYFERFPDMDALRRGNRMARERMNVLFDRSAAHAALVLGTSNKTELLLGYGTLFGDMASAINPIGDLYKTQVRQLAAHLGVPAAIRSKAPSADLWKGQTDEAELGATYAEADQILHLLFDERWEVAEVAEAGFERRLVDRLRRMVMRSQFKRRPPLIAKLSARTVGIDFRYPRDWGT
- a CDS encoding carbon-nitrogen hydrolase, yielding MKIALAQIAPRLGDPDANLARHLQIAGRARRSGAALVVFPELSLTGYLLQDLVPEVAEEVSRGARLRKLAAASRGISIVAGFVERGAGLLHYNAAGCFVDGSVAHVHRKVYLPTYGMFDEGRHFAAGESFQTFPAPWGRTGLLVCEDFWHLSSPYLLSLQGMEALIVISAGPAKGVDGSKDLRSSATWVELGRVVARHLSAWVFYVNRAGYEEGWAFQGGSFVCAPSGDVVASAKTLAEDFVVATLRPADLRKARLAAPLMRDEKIDLVRRELERVTADRSAPAGARQPLPRRSGAGRR
- the amrB gene encoding AmmeMemoRadiSam system protein B; the protein is MPHPTSGTSSDRKPYVAGHFYPSDPAKLRQELEAHLAAGKTPPRPVRGIVVPHAGYMYSGAIAGAVYAAAELPRRLVLIGPNHTGLGRPISIMNRGAWLTPLGAARIDEALADLILDSANIVEADPAAHHAEHSLEVQIPFLQSRLRDFTFAPICVGTGRRADLATLAAAIAGAASTMGEPIGLVISTDMTHYEPAEAARVKDWKAIRRMETLDGDGLHRIVREEEISMCGYAAATAGLLALKRLGASRAEVVAYGNSGETSGNFDEVVGYAGLLIP
- a CDS encoding LPS-assembly protein LptD; the protein is MRVRAWAAAGALAACFAAAPPVMAQAATPSPTRGQPGARKKPPRTKFTRPGPNETPLMSAGHIEQPSAGEYVLTNEVDFRYGGAHLLADSAHYSESERTVTAEGNVVIQLADSEISGDRAEFDLDSGEAVIDNARAYIEPDLIVNAAKMQRVGEQSYRITDATVTSCTQPTPYWSFWVGTAIVHVGHYAHLRDAVLRVGKIPIFWSPYLAIPVKEDRAAGLLFPHFGFSQKRGAFLSNALYVPVGRSFDSTLQVDSFGGAISNGVEELPSTAFGLETRFVPNAYGSGTITTYFLREKLRPFAHSDIVDRDRYQVRMNYSQQLPAGFKLLADLDDVSDLNYFIDFEHEIRYSSNPTVLSQLDLSRLSGPYAVNVRFNQQTQFLGVVDPIELKIDDLALLRLPEVEMRGRGIRLGKTPFYLTYLASFDGLVRRENTFDAAGNRQAAQATYDRFDVFPTITGNFTPVPWLDISPIVSFRDTFYTASDSDPGSALDPTGPAINRQQYRAGFSIVGPRIYRLFGSEAEGKTRYKNTLEPRITYDYVPEVAGGEKIIPFDEIDATLGTSNLLTYSLTTRLFQKKPPQAAPGSATSPALTGSLASLVIGEEAPTRNQELVAPAERPVAPGAAPEGAAPPPAPESPPASPSTPVGGEAYLPSDVSTGPSKRTPLFGGPPQPARPLNVGPVEIASFELSQGYSLANLRPLSRSLALDANSQYSPITATARYNPTFSTSLDLRANYDILFRDISTVSLSGSMRSKTYDYLRMSWVFGRDLEGVRAGAGSLCATDGNRLVGREGPEQARCFVNTSQVHLLGGLALFGRKITTDVEIAYDVENSFLQNQRYRFGYNTQCCGVLLEVDKRALPSGSIGSTSDVQYRFVVNLRGVGTFLDVNGRPQ
- the rfbD gene encoding dTDP-4-dehydrorhamnose reductase, giving the protein MTPTKITPLVTGGGGRLGLALQEAMADAYPAAVFATRDEIDVTDYFRLASELERIRPTVVINAASFTHVDGCEDEPERARLGNDFGAGNVARAAAQVDSRVIHVSTDLVFDGALARRYREDDAPAPLSVYGRTKLDGETAVAAESPGATILRAAWFFGEGAGRFPENFLSMIEAKRSLGLVADRYGSPTYIPDLAEAIVRLIAIPHAGILHFTNPGEITTRYHFVKRAADSLGLDTSAVRPLSHLEWKGDRAPRPMNSALDPSEFIRVTGFAPRTWEEAQDAFLRERALSGRPA
- a CDS encoding NAD-dependent epimerase/dehydratase family protein; the encoded protein is MKILLTGGTGFLGGRIGEALLSKGHTVTALVRPGSPRKPPPGCAAALGDVVDAAAVRRAAAGCDAIVHTAALVKMWMPDASAFDAVNVGGLRNVLAAGAPRVLYTSSFIALGPTDGAIAAESWTIPDRRPHNDYERTKALALEAARAAARAGAPIVTVFPGVVYGPGTLTDGSLMTKTVRDFLNGTLPGILGAGDRKISYAYIDDVVNGHLLALEKGKPGGEYILGGENRTILEVLAILTQQTGVAAPTRRIPFALAGMVGWAQRMRARATGREPEITDEVVRVYRREWAYDSSRAIADLGYRITPLADGLARTVAWLRERGIAGGATA